The proteins below come from a single Mycobacterium parmense genomic window:
- a CDS encoding MCE family protein, whose product MRRKMSAIIIRVVLFTAVCSLFTFGLIAVFGQFRFEDRTGYQAVFTNISGLKSGNFVRIAGVEVGKVGDLHLQRDGTVQVGFSVDKRVRLTEGTKAVVRYENLIGDRYLALDEGPGPPRRLAPGATIPLARTAPALDIDALIGGFRPLFRALDPDQVNALSGQLLRIFQGQGGTLASVLAQTSMLTSTLAGRSELIGELITNLNTVLHTFATRDRQFSDGLDNLSRFVDGLAQRKDDISTGLAYVNAAAGSVADLLVQARRPIKDVVHETDRMSGQVMSDRDYLDDLLRQLPDIYQVLARQGLNGDYFGFYFCEVLLKVNGKGGNPIFVKLFGQPSGRCTPR is encoded by the coding sequence ATGAGAAGAAAGATGTCCGCAATCATCATTCGCGTCGTGCTGTTCACGGCGGTCTGCTCGCTGTTCACCTTCGGCCTGATCGCCGTCTTCGGACAGTTCCGTTTCGAGGACCGCACCGGCTACCAGGCGGTGTTCACCAACATCTCCGGCCTGAAATCCGGCAACTTCGTCCGGATCGCCGGGGTGGAGGTCGGCAAGGTAGGAGACTTGCACCTGCAGCGTGACGGAACCGTCCAGGTCGGCTTCTCGGTGGACAAGCGTGTCCGGCTCACGGAGGGCACCAAAGCCGTTGTGCGCTACGAGAACTTGATCGGTGACCGTTACCTTGCCCTCGACGAGGGCCCCGGGCCGCCACGCCGGCTGGCGCCCGGAGCCACCATCCCCTTGGCGCGTACGGCGCCCGCGCTCGACATCGACGCGCTGATCGGCGGGTTCCGGCCACTGTTCCGCGCACTGGACCCCGACCAGGTCAACGCTTTGTCCGGCCAGTTGCTCCGCATCTTCCAGGGACAGGGCGGCACGCTGGCCTCCGTCCTGGCGCAGACCTCGATGCTGACCTCGACCCTGGCCGGGCGCAGCGAGTTGATCGGTGAGCTGATCACGAACTTGAACACCGTGCTCCACACCTTCGCCACCCGTGACCGTCAGTTCTCCGACGGCCTGGACAACCTGTCGCGGTTCGTCGACGGGCTGGCTCAGCGAAAGGACGACATCTCCACCGGCCTGGCCTACGTCAACGCGGCGGCCGGCTCGGTCGCCGACCTGCTCGTCCAAGCCCGCCGGCCGATCAAAGACGTCGTGCACGAGACAGATCGCATGTCGGGCCAGGTGATGTCCGACCGCGACTACCTGGACGACCTGCTCAGGCAGCTTCCCGACATCTATCAGGTGCTGGCGCGCCAAGGCCTCAACGGCGACTACTTCGGCTTCTATTTCTGCGAAGTCCTACTGAAGGTCAACGGCAAAGGGGGCAACCCAATCTTCGTCAAACTGTTCGGTCAGCCGAGCGGGCGGTGCACGCCGCGATGA
- a CDS encoding family 2A encapsulin nanocompartment cargo protein cysteine desulfurase produces MSTSEYRAVDAESDLPISAAELAALASQLYAASIRPGTDSPPQSAPVAPRGSVPDTTAAAAAGQSAAGAADVYPGPVPALGFTDIYVPAPTSSEPEAPPQAVPVAPRGSVPDTTAGAADVYPGPVPALGFTDIYVPAPTSSEPEAPPQAVPVAPRGSVSPPTSDLSAFAVPHGIVPTVPGALAGYAPTAPVGLLGPSGSVPNALPDAPSVTDLGWSNGPPSGATIASGGDEDSYYFLSATENVPRLPDTHEVFDVNAVRADFPILKEVVNGKPLIWFDNAATTQKPQVVIDRLVRFYAHENSNIHRAAHELAARATDAYEEARDTVAEFIGAPSSENVVFLRGTTEAINLVAHAWGGKHLRPGDEIVITHLEHHANIVPWQLISQKTGAILKVAPIDDAGNLLLSEFEELLGPRTKLVAASQVSNALGTVVPVEKVVELGHRYGARVLIDGAQSIQHIPVNVAELGADFFVFSGHKIYGPTGIGALYGTEEALTETPPWQGGGHMIADVTLERSLYQGPPTKFEAGTGNIADAVGLTEALRYVQRLGVERIASYEHALLEYATPRLADIPGVRLVGTATEKASVLSFVLAGHEPLEVGKALNAEGIAVRAGHHCAQPALRRLGLEATVRPSFALYNTFEEIDVFLRAVRRIAEGGTNVG; encoded by the coding sequence ATGAGTACAAGTGAGTACCGAGCGGTAGACGCCGAGAGCGACCTGCCCATCAGCGCTGCGGAACTCGCCGCGCTGGCCAGCCAGCTCTACGCGGCAAGCATCCGGCCGGGCACCGACAGCCCTCCGCAGTCCGCGCCGGTGGCCCCTCGCGGCAGCGTGCCGGACACGACGGCGGCCGCCGCGGCCGGGCAGTCCGCGGCGGGCGCCGCTGATGTGTACCCGGGGCCGGTGCCGGCGTTGGGTTTCACCGACATATATGTTCCGGCTCCCACATCCTCAGAACCCGAAGCGCCACCGCAGGCGGTGCCCGTTGCCCCGCGGGGCAGCGTGCCGGACACGACGGCGGGCGCAGCTGATGTGTACCCGGGGCCGGTGCCGGCGTTGGGTTTCACGGACATATATGTTCCGGCTCCCACATCCTCAGAACCCGAAGCGCCACCGCAGGCGGTGCCCGTTGCCCCGCGGGGCAGCGTTTCCCCGCCGACCAGTGATCTGAGTGCCTTCGCGGTGCCCCACGGGATCGTGCCGACGGTGCCCGGCGCGCTGGCCGGCTATGCCCCGACCGCCCCGGTGGGTCTGCTGGGCCCGAGCGGCTCCGTGCCGAACGCGCTGCCCGACGCACCGTCGGTGACCGACCTGGGCTGGTCCAATGGCCCGCCATCCGGTGCCACGATCGCCTCGGGCGGAGACGAGGACAGCTACTACTTCCTGAGCGCCACCGAGAACGTTCCGCGGTTGCCGGACACGCACGAGGTGTTTGACGTCAATGCGGTGCGCGCGGACTTCCCGATCCTCAAGGAGGTCGTCAACGGCAAGCCGCTGATCTGGTTCGACAACGCCGCGACCACTCAGAAGCCGCAAGTGGTGATCGACCGGCTGGTGCGGTTCTACGCTCACGAGAACTCCAACATCCACCGGGCCGCACACGAGCTGGCGGCGCGGGCCACCGACGCCTACGAAGAAGCGCGTGACACGGTGGCCGAATTCATCGGTGCTCCGAGCTCCGAGAACGTCGTGTTCCTGCGCGGCACCACCGAGGCGATCAACCTGGTGGCGCATGCCTGGGGTGGAAAACACCTGCGACCGGGCGACGAGATCGTCATCACCCATCTTGAGCACCATGCGAATATCGTTCCTTGGCAATTGATTTCGCAGAAGACCGGCGCGATTCTGAAGGTGGCTCCGATCGATGACGCGGGCAACCTGTTGCTGAGCGAGTTCGAGGAGCTGCTGGGGCCGCGGACCAAGCTGGTCGCGGCCAGCCAGGTGTCCAACGCATTGGGCACGGTTGTCCCGGTGGAGAAGGTCGTGGAGTTGGGTCACCGGTACGGCGCCCGGGTTCTCATCGACGGCGCGCAGTCGATCCAGCACATACCGGTAAACGTTGCGGAGCTCGGCGCCGACTTCTTCGTGTTCTCCGGGCACAAGATCTACGGGCCCACCGGGATCGGTGCGCTCTACGGCACCGAAGAGGCATTGACCGAGACGCCGCCGTGGCAGGGCGGCGGTCACATGATCGCCGATGTCACACTCGAACGGTCGCTGTATCAGGGGCCGCCCACCAAGTTCGAGGCCGGCACCGGAAACATCGCTGACGCCGTCGGCCTCACGGAGGCGCTGCGCTACGTGCAACGGCTGGGAGTCGAGCGCATCGCTTCCTACGAACACGCGTTGCTCGAGTACGCGACGCCTCGCCTGGCCGACATCCCCGGGGTTCGCCTGGTGGGCACAGCGACTGAGAAGGCGAGCGTGCTGTCGTTCGTGCTAGCGGGACACGAGCCACTTGAGGTGGGCAAAGCGCTCAACGCGGAAGGCATCGCGGTGCGAGCCGGCCATCACTGCGCACAGCCCGCTCTGCGCCGCCTCGGGCTGGAGGCCACCGTTCGCCCGTCGTTCGCGCTCTACAACACATTCGAGGAGATCGACGTCTTCCTACGCGCTGTTCGCCGGATCGCCGAGGGTGGCACGAACGTCGGTTAG
- a CDS encoding TQXA domain-containing protein, whose translation MTVLPMCSRASAQVATTHRILMRPATDLSHMTRYRGGTYSHTVDEVVFEDGSSARTDLIRVNPNVDAYSLDFTGIAPHHPSRYALGSWSALPHLRIRGGEAGVDWILRNSFPRQPIAHLSRRVRRAGYPLGPANISEHEAIAATQASIWHFTNGLNLGTRPLNVPVAVRRAPGPVITFEFDGEPQIGGYSVWVASDAEVNLKLQKSANGLTWQDISTSSFIAGAGEGRHRRTLGVATTLSGSSHGRGGRGYRYYRLVATTAAAAVVDHVRFWLTGARHYPNADRIVHLYNYLLSGARKAITDTDELQLVDNQATAEAELIGPFQVPIPLTLSVAAGHRLVDTEGLEIGGIIEPGTDFYLRPAPGASATTMTATTPHGLAGRVLTGVAMEGTQHRLTPIALIVPTDVAIEFDIVWHAEESRTDIA comes from the coding sequence ATGACCGTATTACCCATGTGCAGCCGAGCATCGGCGCAGGTGGCGACGACGCATCGCATACTGATGCGGCCGGCCACCGACCTCTCCCACATGACGCGCTACCGCGGTGGCACCTACTCCCACACCGTGGACGAAGTCGTGTTTGAGGACGGCAGCAGCGCGCGCACCGACCTCATCAGGGTCAACCCCAACGTCGATGCGTACTCGCTGGACTTCACGGGTATCGCGCCCCACCATCCATCGCGCTATGCCCTCGGCTCGTGGTCTGCGCTTCCGCATCTGCGCATCCGGGGCGGCGAAGCAGGGGTGGACTGGATTCTGCGCAACTCTTTCCCAAGGCAACCCATCGCCCACTTGAGCCGCCGAGTGCGCCGGGCGGGCTATCCACTGGGACCGGCCAACATCAGCGAACACGAAGCGATTGCCGCGACCCAGGCCTCGATCTGGCATTTCACCAACGGGTTGAACCTGGGTACCCGGCCTCTCAACGTTCCGGTCGCGGTACGCCGGGCCCCGGGGCCGGTGATCACCTTCGAGTTCGACGGCGAGCCGCAGATCGGTGGTTACTCCGTGTGGGTGGCATCTGATGCCGAGGTCAACTTGAAGCTGCAGAAGTCAGCCAACGGCCTTACCTGGCAGGACATTTCCACATCGTCATTCATTGCCGGCGCCGGCGAGGGCCGCCATCGGCGCACGCTCGGTGTGGCCACCACGCTCTCGGGCAGCAGTCACGGGCGCGGCGGGCGCGGCTACCGCTACTACCGTTTGGTCGCGACGACCGCCGCCGCCGCGGTGGTCGACCACGTTCGCTTCTGGCTGACCGGTGCCCGCCATTACCCCAATGCCGACCGGATCGTGCACCTCTACAATTACTTGTTGAGCGGGGCACGCAAAGCCATAACCGATACGGACGAACTTCAACTGGTCGATAATCAAGCAACCGCCGAGGCAGAACTCATAGGACCGTTCCAAGTGCCAATCCCACTGACGCTCAGTGTCGCTGCCGGACACAGGCTTGTCGACACCGAGGGTCTAGAGATCGGCGGCATCATCGAGCCTGGCACCGACTTCTACCTGCGCCCGGCGCCCGGCGCGTCGGCGACCACAATGACAGCTACAACACCGCATGGCCTCGCCGGGCGAGTCCTGACCGGCGTCGCGATGGAGGGGACCCAACATCGACTGACACCCATCGCCCTGATCGTGCCCACCGACGTGGCCATCGAATTCGACATCGTCTGGCACGCCGAAGAGTCCCGAACCGATATTGCTTAA
- a CDS encoding MCE family protein, with protein sequence MSNHRDSRPRGGDRGRGGRIDPIWWAPTLFIVVAGIVALTAGAFSGKFQQTVPLTLVSDRAGLVMEQGAKVRLRGVEVGQVASIGTDVRAAELQLKMQPGPFQYLPSNLEAEIKSTTAFGSKYVDLIVPAHPSHTSLKPGAVLHSRNVTVEVNTVFENLQSVVRAIDPAKLNAILSAFSEALRGKGERIGEAITGANNLLLTVNPRMDTVQKDWQLFGKTTSIYSDAAQDILSILDSAATTSNTLTENQRSLDSLLMAAAGFSHTGINVIGRSESDIVRSVNLLDPTTALLNKYSPTFTCLFQGAQWYVDHGGRDALGGNGYSVILDAGLLFGDDPYRYPKHLPKTNATGGPGGRPSCGSLPDPSANFPVRALVTDTGWGAEPNEIRTNMGVGNPWWANYFPTTKNPPEPPRYFYRGGRQPPP encoded by the coding sequence ATGAGCAACCATAGAGACAGCCGACCGCGCGGAGGCGATCGGGGCCGGGGAGGCAGGATCGACCCAATCTGGTGGGCGCCGACGCTGTTCATCGTCGTGGCCGGCATCGTCGCGCTCACCGCCGGGGCGTTCTCCGGCAAGTTCCAGCAGACCGTTCCGCTGACGCTGGTGTCGGACCGGGCGGGGCTCGTGATGGAGCAGGGCGCCAAGGTGAGGCTGCGTGGTGTGGAGGTCGGCCAGGTCGCGTCGATCGGCACCGACGTCAGGGCGGCTGAGTTGCAGCTCAAGATGCAGCCCGGTCCGTTTCAATACCTGCCGAGCAATCTCGAGGCCGAAATCAAATCGACCACCGCCTTCGGATCCAAATATGTCGACCTCATCGTGCCCGCACACCCCAGCCACACATCGCTGAAGCCCGGGGCCGTGCTGCATTCCCGCAACGTCACCGTCGAAGTGAACACCGTTTTCGAGAACCTGCAGTCCGTGGTGCGCGCCATCGATCCGGCCAAGCTGAACGCCATTCTGTCGGCTTTCTCGGAAGCGTTGCGGGGCAAGGGAGAACGGATCGGGGAGGCCATCACTGGTGCGAACAACCTGCTGCTGACCGTCAACCCCCGCATGGACACCGTTCAGAAGGACTGGCAGCTGTTCGGCAAGACAACGTCGATCTATTCCGATGCGGCACAGGACATCCTCTCGATACTCGACTCGGCGGCGACGACGAGCAACACCCTTACCGAGAACCAGCGGTCGCTTGATAGCCTGTTGATGGCGGCAGCCGGCTTCAGCCACACCGGCATCAACGTGATCGGCAGAAGCGAATCCGACATTGTGCGGTCCGTAAACCTGCTCGACCCGACCACCGCGCTGCTGAACAAATACTCTCCGACGTTTACCTGCCTGTTCCAGGGTGCGCAGTGGTATGTCGACCACGGCGGCCGGGACGCGTTGGGCGGCAACGGCTATTCGGTCATTCTGGACGCCGGGCTGCTCTTCGGTGACGACCCGTACCGGTACCCGAAGCACCTACCAAAAACCAATGCCACGGGCGGGCCCGGCGGGAGGCCCAGCTGTGGTTCACTGCCCGACCCGAGTGCGAACTTTCCGGTGCGAGCCCTCGTCACCGACACCGGATGGGGTGCCGAGCCGAACGAGATCCGCACCAACATGGGCGTCGGAAATCCGTGGTGGGCCAATTACTTCCCCACCACGAAGAACCCCCCCGAACCACCTCGTTACTTCTACCGCGGGGGGAGGCAACCACCGCCATGA
- a CDS encoding family 2A encapsulin nanocompartment shell protein — translation MTSAQTESQALGDLAARQLANATKTVPQLSTITPRWLLHLLGWVPVEAGIYRVNRVVNPEQVAIHSDEGVDTEQPLPQTYVDYETSPREYTLRSISTLLDVHTRVSDLYSSPHDQITQQLRLTIETIKERQEFELVNSPEYGLLSQVTPEQTIQTLGGAPTPDDLDALITKVWKTPSFFLTHPLGIAAFGREATYRGVPPVVVSLFGAQFITWRGIPLIPSDKVPVEEGKTKFILVRTGEERQGVVGLFQPGLVGEQAPGLSVRFTGINQSAIATYLVTLYTSLAVLTDDALAVLDDVAVDQFHEYK, via the coding sequence ATGACTTCTGCTCAAACCGAGTCTCAGGCACTCGGCGATCTTGCAGCCAGGCAGCTTGCCAACGCGACAAAGACGGTCCCGCAGCTCTCCACCATCACGCCGCGCTGGTTGCTGCATTTGCTCGGTTGGGTACCGGTGGAGGCCGGTATCTACCGCGTGAACCGTGTGGTGAACCCGGAGCAGGTCGCGATCCACAGCGATGAAGGAGTCGATACCGAGCAACCGCTGCCGCAGACCTACGTCGACTACGAGACCAGCCCCCGCGAATACACGCTGCGCTCCATCTCGACGCTGCTCGACGTACACACCAGGGTCTCTGACCTGTACTCCAGCCCGCATGACCAGATCACCCAGCAGCTCCGACTGACCATCGAGACCATCAAGGAGCGTCAGGAATTCGAGCTGGTTAACAGCCCCGAGTATGGGTTGCTCTCGCAGGTGACGCCCGAGCAGACGATCCAGACACTGGGCGGTGCACCCACGCCGGACGACCTCGACGCGCTGATCACCAAGGTCTGGAAGACGCCGAGTTTCTTCCTGACCCATCCGCTGGGTATCGCCGCGTTCGGCCGCGAGGCCACCTACCGTGGCGTGCCGCCGGTTGTCGTCAGCCTCTTCGGCGCACAGTTCATCACCTGGCGTGGCATCCCGCTGATCCCGTCGGACAAGGTGCCGGTTGAAGAAGGCAAGACCAAGTTCATCCTGGTGCGTACCGGTGAGGAACGCCAGGGCGTCGTGGGCCTCTTCCAGCCGGGCCTGGTGGGAGAGCAGGCGCCGGGGCTCTCGGTGCGGTTCACCGGCATCAACCAGTCGGCGATCGCGACCTACCTGGTCACCCTCTATACGTCCCTGGCTGTCCTCACCGACGACGCTCTCGCCGTGCTCGACGACGTCGCTGTGGACCAGTTCCATGAGTACAAGTGA
- a CDS encoding acyl-CoA dehydrogenase family protein, which yields MSLTTAKMAGSANVPTPLRDHSAAVGVAEEFAAAVKPGAADRDRVGAVPRAELADFDRSGLAAITVPVGQGGGGLGPRTLADVIRVIAAADPALAQIPQGHFLAVDVLRLLGTPYQRDRILPAVVEGGRIAPVAAERGGRHAQDLKTRLVEDAPGWRLEGVKYYCTGAITSRWLAATALDPDDRLVLVFLDRGAPGVTITEDWAAMGQRATVSGTTTFDGVRVDSQLVVPYGTAFAGPQLLGARTQLVHAAIEAGIAEGALADAGDFVRTRSRPFFEAVRSGKVSAAADDPFILREFGKLATQTRAAVQLLCWAADVLEDIGLHPADADAAARGSIAVAQAKAFASDVAVDVASQLFAVTGTSGTDRRFALDRHWRNARTHSVHDPVHWKYHHVGAWEIAGVAPPNHPQI from the coding sequence GTGTCACTGACCACCGCCAAAATGGCCGGCTCCGCGAACGTCCCGACGCCATTGCGCGACCACTCGGCGGCCGTAGGCGTCGCCGAAGAGTTCGCCGCCGCCGTCAAGCCCGGTGCGGCTGACCGCGATCGGGTTGGTGCGGTGCCGCGCGCCGAGCTAGCCGACTTCGACCGTTCCGGCCTTGCGGCCATCACGGTGCCCGTAGGGCAAGGAGGCGGCGGGCTCGGTCCGCGCACCCTGGCGGACGTGATCAGGGTGATCGCCGCCGCGGACCCGGCGCTGGCCCAGATTCCGCAAGGCCACTTCCTTGCCGTCGACGTCCTGCGCCTGCTGGGCACGCCCTATCAGCGGGATCGGATCCTGCCCGCGGTGGTGGAGGGCGGCCGCATCGCGCCGGTGGCGGCCGAGCGTGGCGGTCGCCATGCCCAGGATCTCAAGACGCGCCTGGTGGAAGACGCCCCAGGCTGGCGGTTGGAGGGCGTCAAGTACTACTGCACCGGGGCGATCACTTCGCGATGGCTTGCCGCGACCGCGCTGGACCCCGACGACCGCCTCGTGCTCGTTTTTCTCGATCGCGGTGCCCCCGGGGTGACCATCACAGAGGACTGGGCCGCAATGGGGCAGCGGGCCACGGTCAGCGGGACAACCACTTTCGACGGAGTCCGGGTCGACTCGCAGCTGGTGGTGCCTTACGGCACGGCATTCGCAGGCCCGCAGCTGCTCGGCGCGCGCACCCAGTTGGTCCACGCGGCCATCGAGGCCGGCATCGCCGAAGGCGCGTTGGCCGATGCCGGAGACTTCGTGCGCACACGTAGTCGACCGTTCTTCGAGGCCGTACGGTCGGGGAAGGTCAGCGCCGCCGCCGACGACCCCTTCATTCTGCGGGAATTCGGCAAGCTCGCTACCCAAACCCGCGCCGCGGTACAGCTCCTGTGTTGGGCCGCCGACGTTCTGGAGGACATCGGGCTTCATCCGGCAGACGCGGATGCCGCGGCGCGTGGGTCGATCGCGGTCGCCCAGGCCAAGGCATTCGCCAGCGACGTCGCCGTCGACGTGGCCAGCCAGCTCTTCGCAGTGACGGGTACCAGCGGAACAGACCGGCGCTTTGCGCTGGATCGACATTGGCGCAACGCGCGCACCCACAGCGTCCACGACCCCGTGCACTGGAAATATCATCACGTCGGGGCATGGGAAATCGCCGGTGTCGCGCCGCCCAACCACCCCCAGATTTGA
- a CDS encoding MlaE family ABC transporter permease: MTDAAREPSWFITLGPRVTDYARRLGEQTEFYGKSLASTVDAVRRYPGELLRLIAEMGMGTGALAVIGGTVGIIGFLTLTTGALVAVQGYDTLSNIGVEALTGFLSAFFNVRMIAPATAGVALAATIGAGTTAQLGAMRINEEIDALEVMGIRAITYLSSTRIIAGVLVVIPLYAVAVLMSFLAAKLGTIYIYGQSRGVYEHYFSTFLRPTDLLWSFLSALIMAAGVMVVHTYYGFTATGGPAGVGEAVGRSVRSSMIVTAFVCLAISLSVYGQSGNFNLSG; the protein is encoded by the coding sequence ATGACCGACGCAGCGCGCGAGCCGTCCTGGTTCATCACTTTGGGCCCGAGGGTGACGGACTACGCCCGCAGGCTCGGTGAACAGACCGAGTTCTACGGCAAATCCCTCGCGTCGACCGTCGACGCGGTGCGGCGCTATCCCGGAGAGTTGCTGCGGCTGATCGCGGAGATGGGCATGGGAACCGGTGCGTTGGCGGTGATCGGGGGCACCGTCGGCATCATCGGCTTCCTGACGTTGACCACCGGTGCACTCGTCGCGGTGCAGGGTTACGACACCTTGTCCAACATCGGCGTCGAGGCCCTGACCGGCTTCTTGTCGGCCTTCTTCAACGTCCGGATGATCGCCCCGGCCACGGCCGGCGTGGCCCTGGCCGCGACGATCGGCGCCGGAACCACGGCGCAACTCGGCGCGATGCGGATCAACGAGGAGATCGACGCTTTGGAGGTGATGGGGATCCGGGCGATCACGTATCTGTCGTCGACCCGGATCATCGCCGGCGTGCTCGTCGTCATTCCGCTCTACGCCGTCGCGGTGTTGATGTCGTTCCTCGCCGCGAAATTGGGCACGATCTACATCTACGGCCAGTCGCGCGGCGTCTACGAACACTACTTCTCCACGTTCCTGCGTCCCACCGACCTGCTCTGGTCGTTCCTGTCGGCGCTGATCATGGCGGCGGGCGTGATGGTCGTGCACACCTACTACGGCTTCACCGCGACAGGTGGTCCGGCCGGCGTGGGGGAAGCTGTCGGTCGTTCGGTGCGGTCATCGATGATCGTCACGGCCTTTGTCTGCCTGGCGATTTCGTTGTCCGTCTACGGGCAGTCCGGCAACTTCAATCTATCGGGATGA
- a CDS encoding MCE family protein produces MKFPKMTAGGRRKPWAIGAMGLVVLACVTVAAFQYDRLPFVKNTNDYAAYFSEAGGIKSGNSVRVSGMGVGRVTGIKLEGTKVRVGFTVRNFISLGDRTEAAIKTETILGAKMLELTPRGEGKLSGTIPLERTHSPYDLPDALGDLTTEISGLDTAQLSSALTTLANTFKETPSDLKPALVGVARFSDTLNNRDAQLRNLLGNANTVSAVLGRRSHQIAALVADSNALLAALLDERDSIDSLLNSLTAASHQISGLVNDNRTQLKPALDKLNGALQILDDRKQDIQATLPKFKRYAMSFGECLGSGPFFKAYVANLIPGQISGPTIDARMYNRFLDPNQKLPSESVDPPIGSPPSPPGQAPQPIWSQPPSPGPAPGPPHDPAPADADLGGG; encoded by the coding sequence ATGAAGTTCCCCAAGATGACGGCCGGTGGCCGGCGAAAGCCGTGGGCGATCGGAGCGATGGGTCTGGTGGTGCTGGCATGTGTCACGGTTGCCGCCTTCCAATACGACAGGCTGCCGTTCGTGAAGAACACGAACGACTACGCGGCCTACTTCTCCGAGGCTGGCGGCATCAAATCGGGTAATTCCGTCCGGGTTTCCGGCATGGGTGTCGGCAGGGTCACCGGGATCAAGCTGGAGGGCACCAAGGTGCGGGTCGGCTTCACCGTCCGCAACTTCATCTCCCTCGGCGACCGCACCGAGGCCGCGATCAAGACGGAGACCATCCTGGGCGCCAAGATGCTCGAGCTGACCCCCCGCGGCGAGGGCAAGCTGTCAGGCACCATTCCCTTGGAGCGAACCCACTCGCCATATGACCTGCCCGACGCGCTGGGCGACCTAACGACCGAGATCAGCGGGCTGGATACCGCTCAGCTGTCGTCGGCGTTGACGACATTGGCGAACACGTTCAAGGAGACACCGTCGGACCTTAAGCCCGCGTTGGTAGGTGTGGCGCGGTTCTCCGACACATTGAATAACCGCGATGCGCAGTTGCGCAATCTGCTGGGCAACGCAAACACGGTCTCGGCGGTGCTCGGCCGGCGCAGCCACCAGATTGCCGCTCTGGTCGCGGATTCCAACGCGTTGCTGGCGGCGCTGCTGGACGAGCGAGACTCCATTGACTCGCTGCTGAACAGCCTCACCGCGGCGTCGCACCAGATCTCGGGTCTGGTCAACGACAACCGGACCCAGCTCAAGCCGGCCCTCGATAAGCTCAACGGGGCATTGCAGATCCTCGACGACCGCAAGCAGGACATCCAGGCGACGTTGCCGAAGTTCAAGCGGTATGCGATGTCGTTCGGCGAGTGCCTGGGATCCGGGCCGTTCTTCAAGGCGTACGTGGCGAACCTGATTCCCGGCCAGATCAGCGGGCCGACGATCGATGCCCGAATGTACAACCGTTTCCTGGACCCCAATCAGAAGCTGCCGTCGGAGTCCGTCGACCCGCCGATCGGCAGTCCGCCGTCGCCACCGGGTCAGGCGCCGCAACCGATTTGGTCCCAACCACCCTCGCCCGGACCGGCGCCGGGTCCACCGCACGACCCGGCGCCCGCGGATGCAGACCTCGGAGGAGGATGA
- a CDS encoding MlaE family ABC transporter permease, whose amino-acid sequence MNGTTIAKPMNALGEFFMLSAEALIAAVKGPWAWRELLEQIWFVARVSIFPTIMLSIPYTVLIVFVLNILLVEIGAGDLSGAGAALASVGQVGPVVTAMAVAGAGSTAMCADLGARTIREEIDAMKVIGVNPIQALVVPRILAATFVAMLLYSVVAVTGLTGSYIFVVFVQHVTPGAFITGMTLVTGLPQVVISLIKATLFGLSAGLIACYKGLSVGGGPTGVGNAVNETVVFSFMALFFINIVLTALGVKVTAK is encoded by the coding sequence ATGAACGGCACCACCATCGCGAAGCCCATGAATGCGCTGGGTGAATTCTTCATGCTGAGCGCGGAAGCGCTGATCGCCGCGGTGAAGGGTCCGTGGGCGTGGCGCGAGCTACTCGAGCAGATCTGGTTCGTCGCCCGGGTCTCGATCTTCCCGACGATCATGCTGTCGATTCCGTACACCGTGCTGATCGTGTTCGTCTTGAATATCCTGCTCGTCGAGATCGGCGCCGGTGATCTCTCCGGTGCCGGGGCCGCGCTGGCTTCGGTGGGCCAAGTCGGCCCGGTCGTGACGGCCATGGCCGTCGCAGGTGCCGGATCGACCGCGATGTGCGCGGACCTGGGTGCGCGCACCATTCGGGAGGAAATCGACGCGATGAAGGTGATCGGCGTCAATCCCATTCAGGCACTGGTCGTTCCCCGCATCCTTGCCGCGACATTCGTCGCGATGTTGCTCTATTCGGTCGTCGCCGTGACCGGACTGACGGGCAGCTACATCTTCGTGGTGTTCGTTCAGCACGTGACCCCAGGCGCGTTCATCACGGGCATGACCCTGGTCACGGGGCTGCCGCAGGTGGTGATCTCACTGATCAAGGCGACCCTGTTCGGGCTGTCTGCCGGGTTGATCGCCTGCTACAAGGGGCTTTCGGTGGGCGGCGGACCAACCGGCGTCGGGAACGCGGTGAACGAGACCGTCGTGTTCTCGTTCATGGCCTTGTTCTTCATCAACATCGTGCTCACGGCGCTCGGAGTGAAGGTGACCGCCAAATGA